A single window of Chitinophaga sp. XS-30 DNA harbors:
- a CDS encoding cell wall metabolism sensor histidine kinase WalK, which translates to MSFKTIRGNLLFWKISGVFTGLLLLLGIAYVIMASAVSQQYFYEVNQQLYGNIAGHLASTSKPFRDGRPDTLVTHDIIHSIMVINPGVEVYLLDTSGRILDYVVPDKSVHRHSVDLAPVLRYIDEGGRSYISGDNPKVPGERSIFSAAPVHENGRLSGYVYAVLASEQQASVLSTLKTSFFLSLGGNIFIATLVIALLVGIITFFLITNSINRVAATVARFKEGDYTARIEGHGKGNLGLLTTTFNEMADTIVANMEQISATDRLRQELIANVSHDLRTPLAIMQGYIETLLIKQQQLPPEEQTRYLHIIFDSSRNLGRLVEQLFEYSKLEANQIVPQKEPVAIGELVNDILLKYQILAEDKRISLEFAAPEDLPQVFADVALMERVIQNLLDNALKFTAENGSIRIRLINQTDQITISVSDNGSGIPAGKQSLIFERYRQVEGAEADNNKGMGLGLAIVKKILDLHQATIHIRSAPGDGTTFWFSLPAS; encoded by the coding sequence ATGTCTTTCAAAACAATACGCGGCAATCTGCTTTTCTGGAAAATATCCGGTGTATTCACCGGCCTGCTCCTGCTGCTGGGCATCGCTTACGTGATCATGGCCTCGGCCGTCTCGCAGCAATATTTTTATGAAGTGAACCAGCAGCTTTACGGGAATATTGCCGGGCACCTTGCCAGCACTTCCAAGCCATTCCGGGATGGCCGGCCGGATACCCTGGTCACGCACGACATCATTCACTCCATCATGGTCATCAACCCCGGTGTGGAGGTGTACCTGCTGGATACCAGCGGAAGGATACTGGATTACGTGGTGCCGGACAAATCTGTTCACCGGCATTCGGTAGACCTCGCGCCCGTACTGCGTTATATAGATGAAGGCGGACGCAGCTACATCTCCGGGGATAACCCCAAAGTTCCGGGTGAGCGGAGCATCTTCTCCGCCGCGCCGGTGCATGAGAACGGCCGGCTCAGCGGCTACGTCTATGCCGTACTGGCCAGTGAGCAGCAGGCCAGTGTGCTTTCCACACTGAAAACCAGTTTCTTTCTCAGCCTCGGCGGCAACATTTTCATCGCCACCCTGGTGATCGCGCTCCTCGTGGGCATTATCACCTTCTTCCTGATCACGAACAGCATCAACCGTGTAGCCGCCACCGTTGCACGCTTCAAGGAAGGCGACTATACCGCCAGAATAGAAGGCCACGGAAAAGGCAATCTGGGTTTACTCACCACTACGTTCAACGAAATGGCGGACACCATCGTGGCCAACATGGAACAGATATCGGCAACAGACCGCCTGCGGCAGGAACTGATCGCTAACGTATCCCATGATCTCCGTACCCCGCTGGCCATCATGCAGGGATATATCGAAACATTGCTCATCAAGCAGCAACAGTTGCCGCCGGAAGAACAGACCAGGTACCTGCACATCATATTCGACAGTTCCCGCAACCTGGGCCGGCTGGTGGAGCAGCTCTTCGAGTATTCCAAGCTGGAGGCCAACCAGATCGTGCCGCAAAAAGAACCGGTAGCGATCGGCGAACTGGTGAACGACATCCTGCTGAAATACCAGATACTGGCAGAAGACAAACGCATTTCCCTTGAATTTGCCGCGCCGGAAGACCTGCCGCAGGTGTTTGCAGATGTTGCGCTGATGGAAAGGGTGATACAAAATCTGCTGGATAATGCCCTGAAATTTACCGCGGAGAACGGAAGCATTCGCATCAGGCTCATCAATCAGACCGATCAGATCACCATATCCGTTTCTGACAATGGTTCCGGCATACCCGCAGGCAAACAGTCCCTGATCTTCGAACGTTACCGGCAGGTGGAAGGGGCGGAAGCGGACAATAACAAAGGCATGGGCCTCGGTCTGGCTATCGTTAAAAAAATACTGGACCTGCATCAGGCCACGATCCATATCAGGAGCGCACCCGGTGACGGCACCACCTTCTGGTTCAGCCTCCCGGCCAGCTAA
- a CDS encoding response regulator transcription factor, with protein MNEKHSPHQVLIIEDDLNITGLLKIHLGDLGCEVSSVQNGIDAMAAIARQTYSLIILDIMLPGINGMEICRRVRQSDRTTPIMILSAKSEEIDKVLGLETGADDYLTKPFSVREFLARVKVIFRRRHELGQESSPQAPLQMKFGDMEIDMDKRKVTLGGQRIDLSPKEFDLLALLASSPGKSYSRQRLLNLVWGYDFEGYEHTVNSHINRLRGKIEQNVASPQYILTTWGVGYRFNEEL; from the coding sequence ATGAACGAAAAGCACAGCCCACATCAAGTGCTGATCATCGAAGATGACCTGAACATTACCGGCCTGTTGAAAATACATCTGGGAGATCTCGGCTGCGAGGTCTCCAGCGTACAGAACGGTATCGACGCCATGGCGGCTATCGCCCGGCAAACCTACAGCCTGATCATTCTCGACATTATGCTGCCGGGCATCAACGGTATGGAGATCTGCCGCCGCGTCCGCCAGTCGGACCGCACTACGCCTATTATGATCCTCTCCGCCAAGTCGGAAGAAATAGACAAGGTGCTGGGCCTGGAGACAGGTGCGGATGACTATCTCACCAAACCCTTCAGCGTAAGGGAATTCCTTGCCAGGGTGAAGGTGATCTTTCGCCGCAGGCATGAGCTCGGGCAGGAAAGCAGCCCGCAGGCGCCGCTGCAAATGAAATTCGGAGATATGGAAATAGATATGGACAAACGGAAAGTCACCCTGGGCGGGCAACGCATCGACCTGTCCCCAAAGGAATTCGATCTGCTGGCACTCCTGGCCTCCAGTCCGGGCAAGAGCTACAGCCGCCAGCGCCTGCTTAACCTGGTGTGGGGGTACGACTTCGAAGGTTATGAGCATACCGTCAACTCGCATATCAACCGGCTGCGCGGCAAGATCGAGCAAAATGTTGCCAGTCCGCAATACATTCTCACCACCTGGGGCGTAGGCTACCGGTTTAATGAAGAACTTTAA
- a CDS encoding spondin domain-containing protein: MKHCNHRVTLLAGGLSLSMLFASCMKDDMPEKMGTTFSVENVLMSRPLAQSGTFKGMGTDPVPPVIFPGQEISIRFSAGKGQALSFATMYGWSNDLFFAPANPGIALFDESGMPVEGDVSAQIRLWDNGTRVNQAPGMSVDHPGAVETAPVMEVSGTDMQGNAYVPASQLMKGTLAYEGNSVFTFTIRNISGGTANETPFSPGVWAVSNMLGGNLLSAAPIYESGQPTANGLTMLAEAGDNSTLSAYLNDQTKIFTPLSPVLIVVYSGMENPLYKLGEKDRGKGLADIAQTGDATALEQSLMAYPGVKKVYVVKAAATTVLLPFLGDDAGGSIEQRIEYSEGDRITFATMFGYSNDWFYSFGDEGVSAAASGDLSDKVKLLDNGTAVDQYPGAGNSQGAFGGMPQTPESKPIQVVGMETYPVPAVQDIIRVKLMQ, from the coding sequence ATGAAGCATTGCAACCACCGGGTAACCCTGTTGGCAGGCGGTCTTAGCCTGTCTATGCTATTCGCGTCCTGCATGAAGGACGATATGCCCGAAAAGATGGGAACAACGTTCTCTGTTGAAAATGTACTGATGTCCCGCCCGCTGGCACAGTCCGGGACCTTTAAGGGAATGGGGACGGACCCGGTGCCGCCCGTCATCTTTCCCGGCCAGGAAATCAGCATCCGTTTCTCCGCAGGCAAAGGCCAGGCGCTGAGTTTTGCTACCATGTACGGATGGTCCAACGATCTTTTCTTTGCACCCGCCAATCCGGGCATTGCTTTGTTTGATGAAAGCGGTATGCCGGTAGAAGGAGATGTGTCCGCCCAGATCCGTTTGTGGGACAATGGTACCCGCGTGAACCAGGCGCCGGGCATGAGTGTTGACCACCCCGGCGCCGTCGAAACTGCGCCGGTGATGGAAGTGAGCGGTACCGACATGCAGGGGAATGCTTATGTGCCGGCCAGCCAGCTGATGAAAGGAACGCTGGCATACGAAGGCAATTCTGTATTTACTTTCACCATCAGGAATATTTCCGGCGGCACGGCCAATGAAACGCCATTCAGTCCGGGTGTATGGGCAGTGTCCAATATGCTCGGCGGCAACCTGCTCAGCGCGGCTCCCATCTATGAAAGCGGGCAGCCCACTGCTAATGGCCTCACCATGCTGGCCGAAGCAGGTGACAACAGCACGTTGTCTGCTTATCTGAATGATCAGACAAAGATATTCACGCCATTATCGCCTGTGCTCATCGTGGTGTACAGCGGTATGGAAAACCCGCTGTACAAACTGGGGGAGAAAGACCGTGGCAAAGGCCTGGCGGATATTGCGCAGACAGGCGATGCTACCGCGCTGGAACAGTCCCTGATGGCTTACCCGGGCGTTAAAAAAGTATATGTGGTAAAGGCTGCGGCTACAACGGTTTTGCTGCCATTTCTCGGGGACGATGCCGGAGGCAGCATTGAGCAAAGGATCGAGTATTCGGAAGGGGACCGGATCACCTTTGCGACTATGTTCGGGTACTCGAACGACTGGTTCTATTCTTTTGGTGATGAAGGGGTGAGCGCCGCGGCATCAGGGGATCTGTCCGATAAGGTGAAACTGCTGGACAATGGTACCGCAGTAGACCAGTATCCCGGAGCGGGCAACAGCCAGGGCGCGTTCGGCGGTATGCCGCAAACGCCGGAAAGCAAACCGATACAGGTAGTTGGCATGGAAACATACCCTGTTCCTGCAGTGCAGGACATTATCAGGGTGAAACTGATGCAATAA
- a CDS encoding peroxiredoxin-like family protein, giving the protein MKRFMSMFAASLLVVTLACAQSGSLPEKAEAVSPLLEGMQIPSVMISSTAGKMVDIREVISAKPAILVFYRGGWCPYCNKHLSELAGIEKDLKALGYQVVAVSPDTPGNLRATMGKNKTGYQLYSDSKGMLIRAMGIAYQVPANYAGIIREASGGENTTLLPVPAVFITGKTGQVLFSYVNPDFRQRMSGKLLLAAAAALKE; this is encoded by the coding sequence ATGAAAAGATTTATGTCAATGTTTGCAGCCAGCCTGCTTGTTGTTACGCTTGCCTGCGCGCAGTCAGGCAGTTTACCGGAAAAAGCGGAAGCTGTGAGCCCTTTGCTGGAAGGAATGCAGATACCTTCTGTTATGATCAGCAGTACTGCCGGAAAAATGGTGGATATCCGGGAAGTTATCTCGGCAAAGCCTGCGATTCTTGTTTTTTACCGCGGTGGCTGGTGCCCGTATTGCAACAAACATCTGAGTGAACTGGCGGGCATTGAAAAAGACCTGAAAGCCCTGGGTTACCAGGTCGTAGCGGTCAGTCCCGATACGCCCGGGAACCTTCGCGCCACCATGGGCAAAAATAAAACCGGTTATCAGCTGTACTCGGACAGTAAGGGCATGTTGATCAGGGCAATGGGTATTGCATACCAGGTGCCGGCCAATTATGCGGGTATCATTCGGGAAGCTTCAGGAGGAGAAAATACTACGTTGTTGCCCGTGCCTGCTGTTTTCATCACCGGTAAAACGGGCCAGGTACTGTTTTCTTATGTTAATCCGGACTTCCGTCAGCGCATGAGTGGAAAGTTGCTGCTGGCGGCAGCTGCGGCATTGAAAGAGTGA
- a CDS encoding low specificity L-threonine aldolase, with product MDYRSDTFTKPTPGMLQAMLDAPTGDDVFGEDTTVNKLEAMMAELFGMEAALYCPSGTMSNQIAIKVHTLPGDEVICSSLAHVYIYEGGGIAFNAGAQVRPIEGDRGMISASDIEAAINPDDVHKARTSLVCLENTSNRGGGCCYDWEEILQIKSVCAAHGLKLHLDGARLFNALLSTGQTAAAYGATFDSISVCFNKGMGCPIGSVLMGSAAFIKEARRIRKKLGGGMRQAGYMAATAIYALENHLHRLAEDHHHAKMIAAALLEKEFTGHMLPVETNILIFDVKGEWTPAKFRDYLAKEGIQVMAISPTQIRIVTHLDITPEMVERTCKVIRSME from the coding sequence ATGGATTACAGGAGCGATACATTCACAAAACCCACACCCGGCATGTTGCAAGCCATGCTGGATGCACCCACAGGAGATGACGTTTTCGGAGAAGATACCACCGTCAACAAACTTGAGGCCATGATGGCAGAACTTTTTGGCATGGAAGCGGCGCTTTACTGCCCTTCCGGCACAATGAGCAACCAGATCGCCATCAAAGTGCACACCCTGCCGGGCGATGAAGTGATCTGCAGTTCCCTCGCCCATGTGTACATCTACGAAGGGGGAGGCATTGCCTTCAACGCCGGAGCACAGGTACGCCCCATTGAAGGCGACCGTGGCATGATCTCCGCATCGGACATCGAAGCAGCCATCAATCCGGATGATGTGCACAAAGCCAGGACCTCCCTCGTCTGCCTCGAAAACACTTCCAACCGCGGCGGCGGATGCTGCTACGACTGGGAGGAGATATTGCAGATCAAAAGCGTTTGCGCCGCACATGGCCTTAAACTGCATCTTGACGGCGCCAGGCTGTTCAACGCCCTCCTTTCCACCGGCCAGACAGCCGCCGCCTATGGCGCCACATTCGACAGCATTTCCGTTTGCTTCAATAAAGGCATGGGCTGCCCTATAGGCTCCGTGCTGATGGGTTCTGCGGCTTTCATCAAAGAGGCCCGCCGCATCCGCAAAAAATTGGGCGGCGGCATGCGACAGGCCGGGTATATGGCCGCAACGGCTATTTATGCCCTGGAAAATCACCTGCACCGGCTGGCGGAAGACCACCATCATGCCAAGATGATCGCCGCTGCCCTGCTGGAAAAGGAATTTACAGGCCATATGCTGCCGGTGGAAACCAATATCCTCATCTTCGACGTCAAAGGGGAATGGACGCCGGCCAAATTCCGGGACTACCTCGCCAAAGAAGGCATACAGGTGATGGCGATATCGCCAACGCAAATCAGGATAGTGACCCATCTGGATATCACGCCGGAAATGGTGGAACGGACCTGCAAGGTGATCCGGTCTATGGAGTAA
- a CDS encoding RNA polymerase sigma factor RpoD/SigA has protein sequence MRQLKIATQITNRDSQAVEKYLQEISKIPLLTPEEETILAQRIKMGDQRALERLTTGNLRFVVSVAKQYQHQGLSLSDLINEGNLGLIKAAQRFDETKGFKFISYAVWWIRQSILQALAEQGRLVRLPQNKIGTYNKANKAYMAFEQENEREPSTEELAEILEMSESEINNIFQSNTRHMSLDAPVHEAEDVAMGDLLEGGDVTDDDVMHDSLKEEIRRVLKSLSPREAEIVNAYFGLDGENGATIEQIGQKYDLTKERIRQIKERAIKRLQKARYSGALKSYLG, from the coding sequence ATGAGGCAACTTAAAATTGCCACCCAGATCACCAATCGTGATTCGCAGGCGGTAGAAAAATACCTGCAGGAAATCTCGAAGATCCCTTTGTTAACTCCAGAGGAAGAGACCATACTGGCCCAACGTATAAAAATGGGGGACCAGCGGGCGCTCGAAAGATTAACTACAGGAAACCTTCGTTTCGTTGTTTCTGTGGCCAAACAATATCAGCACCAGGGCTTAAGCCTCAGCGACCTGATCAATGAAGGGAATTTAGGGCTGATCAAGGCGGCACAACGTTTCGATGAAACCAAAGGTTTTAAATTCATCTCTTACGCCGTATGGTGGATCCGCCAGTCCATTTTACAGGCTTTGGCAGAGCAGGGCCGTCTGGTTCGTCTGCCGCAAAACAAAATTGGCACTTATAATAAGGCGAACAAGGCTTATATGGCCTTTGAGCAGGAGAACGAACGCGAGCCTTCTACCGAAGAGCTGGCCGAGATCCTGGAGATGTCTGAATCGGAGATCAACAATATCTTCCAGAGCAATACCCGCCATATGTCCCTCGATGCACCTGTGCACGAAGCGGAAGATGTGGCCATGGGTGACCTTCTTGAAGGTGGGGATGTAACCGATGATGATGTGATGCATGATTCGCTGAAAGAAGAGATCCGCCGCGTGCTCAAATCCCTGAGCCCCCGTGAAGCGGAAATCGTGAACGCTTACTTTGGTCTGGATGGCGAGAACGGCGCAACCATTGAACAAATAGGACAGAAATACGATTTGACGAAGGAACGTATCCGCCAAATCAAGGAAAGGGCCATTAAAAGGCTGCAAAAAGCCCGCTATAGCGGCGCACTCAAATCCTATCTGGGATAA
- the trxB gene encoding thioredoxin-disulfide reductase, which translates to MENNTSQEHVHVLIIGSGPAGYTAAIYAARANLKPVLYQGIQPGGQLTITTEVENYPGYPEGIQGPEMMVDFEKQASRMGADIRYGIATAVDFTAQPYKVTIDEEKTITADAIIIATGASAKWLGLPSEQRLNGSGVSACAVCDGFFFRGKEAAIVGAGDTAAEEAIYLSKICSNVHMLVRRHEMRASKVMQDRVLKTSNIMVYWNTETVEVLGENKVDGVRIRNTETNEEKDIAVSAFFVAIGHQPNSDIFKGKLDMDEQGYIKTVPGTSRTSVEGVFACGDVQDKIYRQAVTAAGSGCIAALDAERYLSAKEHQ; encoded by the coding sequence ATGGAAAACAACACATCACAGGAACATGTACATGTACTGATCATCGGTTCAGGGCCGGCAGGCTATACCGCGGCGATCTATGCCGCACGCGCCAACCTGAAACCCGTATTGTACCAGGGTATTCAACCCGGCGGTCAATTGACGATCACCACAGAGGTAGAGAACTACCCCGGCTATCCCGAAGGCATTCAGGGACCCGAAATGATGGTGGACTTTGAAAAGCAGGCCAGCCGCATGGGTGCAGATATCCGCTATGGCATTGCAACGGCAGTCGATTTTACCGCACAACCCTATAAAGTAACAATAGACGAAGAAAAGACCATCACCGCCGATGCGATCATCATTGCCACCGGCGCCTCCGCCAAATGGCTGGGGCTGCCCTCCGAGCAACGCCTTAACGGAAGCGGCGTATCCGCCTGCGCGGTATGCGACGGCTTTTTCTTCCGCGGCAAGGAAGCCGCCATCGTGGGCGCGGGAGATACCGCTGCAGAAGAAGCGATCTATCTTTCCAAAATATGCTCCAACGTACATATGCTGGTTCGCCGCCATGAAATGAGGGCCTCCAAGGTCATGCAGGACAGGGTGCTGAAAACATCCAACATCATGGTGTACTGGAATACCGAAACCGTAGAAGTGCTTGGCGAGAACAAAGTGGACGGCGTTCGCATAAGGAACACGGAGACCAACGAGGAAAAAGACATCGCCGTCAGCGCTTTCTTCGTGGCTATCGGCCACCAGCCCAATTCCGATATCTTCAAAGGCAAGCTGGACATGGATGAGCAGGGATACATCAAAACCGTTCCCGGTACCAGCCGTACCAGCGTGGAAGGCGTATTTGCGTGTGGCGATGTGCAGGACAAGATCTACCGCCAGGCCGTAACTGCTGCCGGCAGCGGATGTATTGCCGCACTGGATGCAGAACGTTACCTCTCCGCGAAGGAGCATCAATAA
- the folB gene encoding dihydroneopterin aldolase, with translation MLTIALEGLQCYAHHGLYPEEQIIGNHFTLDIQVSIPEPEDPADLDESVNYEMLYTIARRIMQTPQPLLETVVHDISTAIKTAFPAIHHSRVTLKKQAPPLGGDVARSVVTLDKSY, from the coding sequence ATGCTGACCATCGCACTGGAGGGACTGCAATGCTACGCTCATCATGGTTTATACCCTGAAGAGCAGATCATCGGTAACCATTTTACCCTGGATATCCAGGTGAGCATCCCTGAACCCGAAGATCCGGCGGACCTCGACGAGTCGGTCAATTATGAGATGCTGTACACCATTGCCCGCCGGATTATGCAAACGCCTCAGCCCCTGCTGGAAACCGTAGTGCATGATATTTCCACGGCCATCAAAACCGCCTTCCCCGCTATTCATCATTCAAGGGTCACCCTGAAAAAACAGGCCCCCCCGCTCGGTGGCGATGTGGCCCGCTCGGTCGTAACACTGGATAAATCATATTGA
- a CDS encoding MATE family efflux transporter — protein sequence MQVNLSNRQVISIAGPISLALVLPQINHMTNAAFLGHLGEFPFAVNGIAGIYYLVMYMIAHGLNNGLQVLFARRAGELNYAGMGRYFSNGLVLALIFSAAAVLVTALFVPMFFARTLHDPAIRDAAASFMRIRIWGLPFLMLMGLCNALYIGTSNTRLLVITSVFQEVLNIVLDYGLIFGKMGLPQLGLNGAAYASVMAEILGCAVAFLLLFGLRFPHTYQLFARLKPDWAAIRNILAISAPLIVQFLFGIGSWLVFFIFIEHLGQRPLAISNMMRSIFGLFGIFTWALAATCNTMVSNLIGQGKEADVLKVVKKIAGFAIICAVGVSLLINLFPYQLFRIYTTDITMISEAIPSIRVCTMVTLLSAVTAVVFNGVTGTGNTRVNLAIEFAAVTVYLVYCVIVIERWRSPLHWAWGAEFVYWSTMCLLALLYLKSGKWKGKVIN from the coding sequence ATGCAAGTCAACTTATCCAACAGGCAGGTCATCTCCATCGCAGGCCCCATCAGCCTTGCGCTCGTATTACCGCAGATCAATCACATGACCAATGCCGCTTTCCTGGGGCATCTGGGGGAATTCCCCTTTGCGGTGAACGGGATCGCGGGCATCTATTACCTGGTCATGTATATGATCGCTCACGGGCTGAATAACGGGCTGCAGGTGTTGTTCGCGCGGCGGGCAGGGGAATTGAATTATGCCGGTATGGGCCGGTATTTCTCCAATGGCCTTGTGCTGGCGCTGATCTTTTCCGCCGCGGCCGTGCTGGTCACCGCACTTTTTGTACCCATGTTCTTTGCCCGTACCCTGCATGATCCGGCTATCCGGGATGCCGCTGCTTCGTTTATGCGCATCCGTATATGGGGACTTCCCTTCCTGATGCTGATGGGCTTATGCAATGCGCTCTACATCGGTACGAGCAACACGCGGCTGCTGGTCATCACGTCTGTTTTCCAGGAGGTGCTGAACATTGTGCTGGATTACGGGCTGATCTTCGGCAAGATGGGTTTGCCGCAACTTGGGCTGAACGGGGCAGCCTATGCTTCTGTGATGGCGGAGATACTGGGCTGCGCCGTGGCGTTCCTGCTCTTATTCGGCCTACGCTTCCCCCATACTTACCAGCTGTTTGCCCGGCTGAAACCGGATTGGGCGGCTATCCGCAATATCCTCGCCATTTCGGCCCCGCTTATCGTGCAGTTCCTCTTCGGCATCGGCAGCTGGCTGGTGTTCTTCATTTTTATTGAGCACCTCGGGCAACGGCCGCTGGCCATTTCCAATATGATGCGCAGCATTTTCGGCCTGTTCGGCATTTTTACCTGGGCGCTGGCGGCCACCTGCAATACCATGGTAAGCAATCTTATCGGTCAGGGTAAAGAAGCGGATGTATTGAAAGTGGTAAAGAAGATAGCAGGATTTGCGATCATTTGCGCTGTTGGGGTCAGCCTGCTGATCAACCTCTTCCCCTATCAGCTGTTCCGCATTTATACCACGGATATCACGATGATCAGCGAAGCGATCCCTTCCATAAGGGTATGCACGATGGTGACCCTGCTGTCTGCGGTGACCGCTGTGGTTTTCAACGGGGTGACCGGAACGGGCAATACGCGTGTGAACCTGGCGATCGAATTTGCCGCGGTGACGGTGTACCTGGTATATTGCGTGATTGTGATAGAACGCTGGCGCAGTCCCCTGCATTGGGCATGGGGTGCCGAATTCGTGTACTGGTCCACCATGTGCCTGCTGGCATTGCTGTACCTGAAAAGCGGGAAATGGAAAGGTAAGGTGATCAATTAA
- a CDS encoding DUF3822 family protein, with protein MAYTIQPTYAIDDATLLETDLTTCTLLVLIGSGTFSYAVLSPVARKFLALKSYSYQPKTLAVADLEMIEQIFDADKLLFTAFRDVILAFDSPDSTLVPEPLYQSALKKEFLHITHLEKMQEAVLADTLPELGMVHVFATDKDILGFLRKEFSSDRVVHAGSALLKAYRQDGDVQFSDGVVFIEIQPQHFALTIYAAGKLLLQQQFAYRSGLDIVYYIVNSLRQLGLNEQQAKIKLGGALTHDSQVYQELNRFLPRLDWVRKPDNFLYIARMNDVPAHHFHNLYALALCV; from the coding sequence GTGGCTTATACGATACAACCGACATATGCGATAGATGATGCTACCCTGCTGGAAACGGATCTCACGACCTGCACACTGCTGGTACTGATCGGCAGTGGTACATTCAGTTATGCCGTGCTGTCCCCCGTTGCCCGCAAGTTCCTGGCCCTGAAGAGTTACAGCTACCAGCCGAAGACCCTGGCGGTGGCGGACCTGGAAATGATCGAACAGATATTTGATGCCGACAAGCTGTTATTCACCGCATTCCGCGATGTGATACTGGCATTTGATTCGCCGGACAGTACCCTGGTGCCGGAACCGCTTTATCAGTCTGCGCTCAAAAAGGAATTTCTGCATATCACCCACCTGGAGAAAATGCAGGAAGCCGTACTGGCGGATACCCTGCCCGAGCTGGGTATGGTGCACGTATTCGCCACGGATAAGGATATCCTGGGTTTCCTGCGCAAGGAGTTCTCGTCTGACCGTGTGGTGCATGCCGGCAGCGCCCTGCTGAAAGCTTACCGGCAGGATGGGGATGTACAGTTCTCTGACGGTGTGGTATTCATCGAAATACAACCGCAACATTTTGCCCTCACCATCTATGCCGCCGGCAAGCTGTTGCTGCAACAGCAATTTGCCTACCGCAGCGGGCTGGATATCGTTTATTATATCGTCAATTCCCTGCGCCAGCTGGGCCTGAACGAACAGCAGGCAAAGATCAAACTGGGAGGGGCCCTCACACATGATTCCCAGGTGTACCAGGAACTCAACCGCTTTCTGCCGCGGCTGGACTGGGTGCGCAAACCGGACAACTTCCTGTACATCGCCAGGATGAACGATGTGCCGGCACACCATTTTCACAATCTTTATGCACTGGCATTATGCGTATAA
- a CDS encoding RsmD family RNA methyltransferase: MRIIGGEMSGRRISPPANMPHTRPTTDLAKGGLFNIIENNLDISSLKTLDIFGGTGSISYELASRGAKDQTIVEKDAAMADFISKTAANLNISLKLVRMDVFRFLRECNEQFDFIFAGPPYALATIDELPKQVFERELLKPEGWFVLEHTPRNNYKQFSYYRSERNYGTTIFSIFINREELKK; this comes from the coding sequence ATGCGTATAATAGGAGGAGAGATGAGCGGAAGGCGCATCAGTCCACCCGCCAATATGCCGCATACCCGCCCTACTACAGACCTGGCCAAGGGTGGCCTCTTCAACATCATCGAAAACAACCTGGATATATCTTCGCTGAAAACACTGGATATATTTGGCGGTACCGGCAGCATCAGCTATGAACTGGCCTCCCGCGGGGCAAAGGACCAGACCATTGTGGAGAAAGATGCCGCCATGGCTGATTTCATCAGTAAAACCGCCGCCAATCTGAATATTTCGCTTAAACTGGTGCGGATGGACGTGTTCAGGTTCCTCCGGGAATGTAATGAACAGTTCGATTTCATTTTCGCCGGCCCGCCCTATGCGCTGGCCACCATCGACGAACTGCCGAAGCAGGTATTCGAAAGGGAATTGCTGAAGCCGGAAGGATGGTTTGTGCTGGAACACACACCGCGCAATAACTATAAACAATTCAGCTACTACCGTTCCGAACGGAATTACGGGACCACTATTTTTTCTATATTCATCAACCGGGAAGAACTGAAAAAGTGA
- the coaD gene encoding pantetheine-phosphate adenylyltransferase has protein sequence MQRICLFPGTFDPVTLGHTDIIDRALPLFDELIIGIGINATKVPMFSVEQRVEWLKEIYRNEPKIRVASYEGLTVNFCKEVNARFILRGIRYVSDFEYEKAIADINRKMEHEVETIFLTCSPEYSTIASTLVRDVIRHGGDVAQFLPDPVARTIKPKK, from the coding sequence ATGCAACGTATCTGCTTATTTCCCGGTACCTTCGATCCCGTTACACTGGGGCATACCGATATTATCGACCGGGCGCTGCCGCTGTTTGACGAGCTGATCATCGGCATCGGGATCAATGCCACCAAAGTACCGATGTTCAGTGTGGAACAACGGGTGGAATGGCTGAAGGAGATATACCGGAATGAACCGAAGATCAGGGTGGCATCCTACGAAGGGCTGACCGTGAATTTCTGCAAGGAGGTGAATGCAAGGTTCATTTTGCGGGGAATCAGGTATGTGAGTGATTTTGAATACGAGAAAGCGATCGCGGACATCAACCGGAAGATGGAACACGAAGTGGAAACGATCTTTCTTACCTGCTCGCCGGAATATTCCACTATCGCTTCCACACTGGTGCGCGATGTGATCCGCCACGGTGGCGATGTGGCGCAGTTCCTGCCTGACCCCGTGGCCAGGACCATCAAGCCGAAGAAGTAA